From the genome of Streptococcus lutetiensis, one region includes:
- a CDS encoding ABC transporter substrate-binding protein yields MHKKIALTVLTFLASIALAACSKSPDVTANATGTTIGDTIKVGVNLELTGTVAAYGNAENNGVKLAVQEINKAGGVDGKKIELITKDNKSENAEASTAATNLAIQSQVNAMIGPATSGAVAAASLNAQKTGVPLLTPSGTQDDLTLDTVDGVKKYVFRTTFQDSFQGQVLAQYAYSNLNAKKVVLYYDNSSDYAKGIAEEFKKKYQGDIVTTATFASGDKDFQSALTKIKNLDYDAIVMPGYYTETGIITKQARDMGISVPILGPDGFNDDSFGDLAGKANTNGVYYVSGYSTKTALSAKATDFIKAYKAKYGSEPNMFAALAYDSVYMIAKAAEGAKTSIDIADNLASLKDFDGVTGTMTIDKKHNPIKTALMVAIKDGAEASADAVEIKK; encoded by the coding sequence ATGCATAAAAAGATTGCGCTAACAGTGTTAACTTTTTTAGCCTCAATCGCTTTAGCGGCTTGCAGTAAATCTCCGGATGTGACTGCAAATGCTACTGGTACAACAATTGGTGATACGATTAAAGTCGGAGTTAACCTTGAATTGACTGGTACAGTTGCTGCTTATGGTAATGCAGAAAACAACGGGGTTAAACTTGCTGTTCAAGAGATTAATAAAGCTGGCGGAGTTGATGGGAAAAAAATTGAGCTTATTACAAAAGATAACAAGTCAGAAAATGCAGAAGCTTCAACCGCTGCAACTAACTTAGCTATTCAGAGTCAAGTTAATGCCATGATTGGCCCAGCAACTTCTGGTGCGGTTGCTGCAGCAAGCTTGAATGCCCAAAAAACAGGTGTTCCTTTGTTGACACCAAGTGGAACTCAAGATGACCTAACGCTTGATACGGTTGATGGTGTTAAAAAATATGTTTTCCGTACAACTTTCCAAGATAGTTTCCAAGGTCAGGTTTTAGCTCAGTATGCTTATAGCAATTTGAATGCTAAAAAAGTTGTCCTTTATTACGACAATTCAAGTGATTATGCTAAAGGGATTGCAGAAGAGTTTAAGAAAAAATATCAAGGCGATATTGTCACAACAGCTACTTTTGCTTCAGGAGATAAAGATTTCCAATCTGCTTTAACAAAAATCAAAAACTTGGATTATGATGCCATTGTAATGCCTGGTTACTATACGGAAACAGGCATTATCACCAAACAAGCGCGTGATATGGGCATCAGTGTTCCAATTCTTGGGCCAGATGGTTTCAATGATGATAGCTTTGGTGATTTGGCTGGTAAAGCAAACACAAACGGTGTCTACTACGTATCTGGTTATTCAACCAAAACAGCACTTTCAGCTAAGGCGACAGATTTTATTAAAGCTTATAAAGCTAAATACGGTTCAGAACCAAATATGTTTGCAGCACTTGCTTATGATTCTGTTTACATGATTGCAAAAGCAGCAGAAGGTGCTAAAACATCAATTGACATTGCTGATAACCTTGCTAGCTTAAAAGATTTTGATGGTGTGACTGGTACAATGACTATTGATAAAAAACACAATCCAATCAAAACAGCTTTGATGGTTGCCATAAAAGATGGAGCTGAGGCTTCAGCAGATGCCGTTGAAATTAAAAAATAA
- a CDS encoding YlbG family protein, whose amino-acid sequence MFEKQERQGIIVYLYYNRDARKLNKYGDVLYHSRKLHYQVLYVNKEEAADIVEEISALKFVKAVSLSEIDNIDQDFVGNLAHF is encoded by the coding sequence ATGTTTGAAAAGCAGGAACGTCAGGGAATTATCGTTTATTTGTACTATAACCGTGATGCTAGAAAATTAAACAAATATGGTGATGTTCTTTATCATTCACGAAAATTACATTATCAAGTTTTATATGTTAACAAAGAAGAAGCAGCGGATATTGTTGAAGAAATTTCAGCCTTAAAATTTGTGAAAGCCGTTTCTTTATCAGAAATTGATAATATTGATCAAGATTTTGTGGGCAACTTGGCTCATTTCTGA
- a CDS encoding YlbF family regulator translates to MLAIDEHLFEIDEAIDEVAKAFLALDDVQAYLEIKKIFLADAALQESISEFQDLKQSYEEVKEYAVFRPEVKEICRQLLQKKRELDLNRTVSLLRQNEVAVQTILAELTQEISSVISPTIFVDTGLPLAPHKSHHQNCSKGEKRDV, encoded by the coding sequence ATGTTGGCAATTGATGAACACTTATTTGAAATTGATGAAGCAATCGATGAGGTTGCAAAGGCTTTTTTAGCTTTAGACGATGTTCAGGCATATCTAGAGATTAAAAAGATTTTTTTAGCTGATGCGGCTTTACAAGAAAGTATTTCAGAATTTCAGGACTTAAAACAATCTTATGAAGAAGTGAAAGAGTACGCAGTCTTTCGTCCAGAAGTGAAAGAGATCTGTCGTCAGCTATTACAGAAAAAAAGAGAGCTTGATTTGAATCGTACAGTTAGCTTATTAAGACAAAATGAAGTTGCTGTTCAAACGATTCTAGCAGAGTTGACTCAAGAGATTTCATCAGTGATTTCACCAACGATTTTTGTCGATACTGGTTTGCCTTTGGCACCACATAAATCACACCATCAGAATTGTAGTAAGGGAGAAAAGAGAGATGTTTGA
- a CDS encoding DMT family transporter, producing the protein MIQKYAKLFSVTVPLAWGMSYLFMALGASEIPAIELVALRCGLAFLALILIFYRHLKETFSWKMMAYSALAGILLFAVFYFLIIGVIATSASTAGFLASTTVVIVPTLRAIVTRKIPDAKTIIAILIVLSGLYLLTGADLLQFNLGAVMCLVSATLYAVYIILSKQIVEKVDPMSLGIWQLGFSSLYALIGTFAFETPVLPHSNIVWFSVLGLALICSAYGWVMQTIVQSYVSAEFTSIMFTLEPIFTAIFAFIFFGELLSGLAFLGTVLIFVGILLTIYQPKKSRSIVLLQEKVEY; encoded by the coding sequence ATGATTCAAAAATATGCTAAACTATTTTCAGTGACTGTTCCTCTTGCGTGGGGGATGTCTTATTTATTTATGGCGCTTGGAGCTTCTGAAATTCCAGCCATTGAATTAGTTGCTCTGCGTTGTGGTTTAGCTTTTTTGGCTCTCATATTAATTTTTTATCGCCATTTAAAAGAAACATTTTCTTGGAAAATGATGGCTTATAGTGCTTTGGCAGGAATATTATTATTTGCTGTTTTTTATTTTTTGATTATTGGAGTTATTGCTACCTCAGCATCAACTGCTGGATTTTTAGCTTCGACAACAGTAGTCATTGTCCCCACTTTACGAGCTATTGTGACACGAAAAATACCTGATGCAAAAACGATAATAGCGATTTTGATTGTTTTATCAGGTCTTTACCTTTTAACAGGCGCTGATTTGTTACAATTTAATCTGGGTGCTGTGATGTGCTTGGTATCTGCGACTTTATACGCTGTTTATATTATCCTTTCTAAGCAGATTGTTGAGAAGGTAGATCCAATGAGTCTAGGAATTTGGCAACTTGGTTTTTCAAGTTTGTACGCTTTAATAGGAACATTTGCTTTTGAGACACCTGTTTTACCACACTCAAATATTGTTTGGTTTTCAGTGTTAGGTTTAGCGCTTATTTGTTCAGCTTATGGTTGGGTGATGCAGACAATCGTTCAATCATATGTCAGTGCGGAATTTACTAGTATCATGTTTACACTAGAACCTATTTTCACAGCTATTTTTGCTTTTATTTTTTTTGGAGAATTGCTGAGTGGTTTAGCTTTTTTGGGAACGGTTTTGATTTTTGTCGGTATTCTTTTAACCATTTATCAACCGAAAAAAAGCCGTTCTATTGTTTTACTTCAGGAAAAAGTCGAATATTAA
- a CDS encoding LysR family transcriptional regulator — MISKYAIFCSVIELGSFTKTAEQLNYSQSAVSQTIKNLEKEIGTCLLTRGHEGVKLTKDGKTLYPYFQQIVQGEKQLTKIIEELQGLNKAEIRIGIFTSASRNFILPFIKNFKAKHPAVNFVLKQGDYTSIHRWLDTGQVDLGFTHIDYVGQLQSHILYQDFLYAVLPSKHPLAKQNEVSLADLAKTELILLDEGENSLTRAAFEKANITPTFAYEIYDDYTILEMIRQDLGVSLLYENFLDGLTLQDLTIRHITEEPFRTIVLAWKNRQTLPLASQEFAKTISSKMKD, encoded by the coding sequence ATGATTTCAAAATATGCTATTTTCTGCTCCGTTATCGAATTGGGGTCATTTACCAAAACCGCAGAGCAACTAAACTACTCACAAAGTGCTGTCAGCCAGACCATCAAAAATCTTGAAAAAGAAATCGGAACTTGCTTATTAACACGTGGTCATGAAGGGGTCAAATTAACCAAAGACGGCAAAACACTCTATCCCTACTTCCAACAAATTGTTCAAGGGGAAAAACAGCTCACTAAAATAATCGAAGAATTACAAGGTCTTAATAAAGCAGAAATCCGCATTGGCATTTTCACCTCTGCTAGTCGAAATTTTATTTTACCCTTTATCAAAAACTTCAAAGCCAAACACCCTGCAGTCAATTTCGTTCTCAAGCAGGGAGATTATACCAGCATTCACCGATGGCTGGATACTGGACAGGTTGATTTAGGATTTACGCATATTGATTATGTTGGACAGCTTCAGTCGCATATCCTTTACCAGGATTTCCTTTATGCCGTTTTACCAAGTAAGCACCCATTGGCAAAACAAAATGAAGTTTCTCTTGCTGACTTAGCTAAAACTGAACTAATTCTTCTTGATGAAGGGGAAAACAGTTTGACACGCGCAGCCTTTGAAAAAGCCAATATAACCCCAACATTCGCTTACGAAATTTATGACGACTACACTATTTTGGAGATGATTCGACAAGATTTAGGAGTCAGTCTTCTTTATGAAAATTTCCTTGATGGTTTAACACTTCAAGATTTAACCATTCGTCACATTACCGAAGAACCATTCAGAACTATCGTACTAGCATGGAAAAACCGACAAACTCTTCCTTTGGCATCTCAAGAATTTGCCAAAACCATTTCTAGTAAAATGAAAGATTAA
- the upp gene encoding uracil phosphoribosyltransferase gives MGKFQVISHPLIQHKLSILRRTTTSTKDFRELVNEIAMLMGYEVSRDLPLEDVEIETPITKTTQKQLTGKKLAIVPILRAGIGMVDGFLSLIPAAKVGHIGMYRDEETLQPVEYLVKLPEDIDQRQIFVVDPMLATGGSAILAVDSLKKRGAANIKFICLVAAPEGVKALQEAHPDIDIYTAALDEKLNGNGYIVPGLGDAGDRLFGTK, from the coding sequence ATGGGAAAATTCCAAGTTATCTCACACCCGCTAATCCAACACAAATTGTCAATTTTACGTCGCACAACAACTTCAACTAAAGATTTCCGCGAATTGGTTAACGAAATCGCAATGCTTATGGGTTATGAAGTGTCTCGCGACCTTCCTTTGGAAGATGTTGAAATTGAAACACCTATCACAAAAACAACTCAAAAACAATTGACTGGTAAAAAATTAGCAATTGTTCCTATCCTACGTGCTGGTATCGGTATGGTTGATGGTTTCTTGAGTCTTATTCCAGCGGCTAAAGTTGGTCACATTGGTATGTACCGTGACGAAGAAACTTTGCAACCAGTTGAGTATCTTGTGAAATTACCAGAAGATATCGATCAACGTCAAATCTTTGTTGTAGACCCAATGCTTGCAACTGGTGGTTCTGCAATCTTGGCAGTTGACTCTCTTAAAAAACGCGGTGCAGCTAATATCAAATTTATCTGTCTAGTAGCTGCTCCAGAAGGTGTTAAAGCTCTTCAAGAAGCTCACCCAGATATCGATATCTACACAGCTGCTCTTGATGAAAAACTTAACGGAAATGGTTACATCGTACCAGGTCTTGGTGACGCTGGTGACCGTTTATTTGGTACAAAATAA
- a CDS encoding IS30 family transposase, which produces MQNYYTPKSKHLTLTERRMIERWLQEGLSNREIARRLAKAPQTIHNEVKRGQVRQQVRKGKFEVIYSADFAQKAYQNNRKRSVKQASLTKGLKEKITHYIEQKYSPEMMVKSKGIPVPISTIYYWIHHGHLGLTKADMLYPRQEKAKKKHASPNFKPAGKSIEERPESINKRENIGDFEIDTVIQTRAKNECLLTLTDRKSRYQIIRLIPDKSAVSVNQALKAILKDYQMNSITADNGAEFSRLAEVFDPTHIYYAHPYSSWERGTNENHNRLIRRWLPKGSKNATQQQVAFIENWINNYPKKLFNYKSPKEFLQAG; this is translated from the coding sequence ATGCAAAACTATTATACACCAAAAAGTAAACATTTAACACTAACTGAACGTAGAATGATTGAACGTTGGCTTCAAGAAGGGCTCTCAAATCGTGAAATCGCTAGGAGATTAGCTAAAGCTCCTCAAACCATTCACAACGAAGTCAAACGTGGTCAGGTTAGACAACAAGTGCGTAAAGGAAAATTTGAAGTGATCTACTCAGCTGATTTTGCTCAAAAAGCCTATCAAAACAATCGCAAACGTTCTGTTAAACAAGCCTCCCTAACCAAGGGACTCAAAGAAAAGATAACTCACTACATCGAACAGAAATACTCTCCCGAGATGATGGTAAAGTCAAAAGGGATACCTGTTCCCATCTCCACCATTTACTACTGGATTCATCATGGACACTTAGGATTGACCAAGGCTGATATGCTTTATCCTCGACAAGAGAAAGCTAAGAAAAAGCATGCTAGTCCCAATTTTAAGCCAGCTGGAAAGTCTATTGAGGAACGACCAGAAAGCATTAATAAGCGTGAGAATATCGGTGATTTTGAAATTGATACGGTTATTCAAACACGGGCAAAAAACGAGTGTCTGTTGACTCTAACCGATAGAAAGAGTCGTTATCAAATCATTCGACTCATTCCCGATAAGTCCGCGGTTTCAGTCAATCAAGCTCTGAAAGCAATCCTCAAGGATTATCAAATGAATTCTATCACAGCTGATAACGGGGCTGAGTTCAGTCGTTTAGCGGAAGTTTTTGACCCTACTCATATCTATTATGCCCACCCGTATTCTTCTTGGGAGCGTGGTACTAATGAGAATCATAATAGACTCATCCGGCGTTGGTTGCCTAAGGGAAGCAAAAATGCGACTCAACAACAAGTCGCATTTATTGAAAACTGGATTAACAACTATCCAAAGAAACTATTCAATTATAAATCTCCTAAAGAGTTTTTACAGGCTGGCTAA
- a CDS encoding MalY/PatB family protein, producing MGKYDFTTRPNRLKQFTYKWQSSENNPDLLQLWVADMDFLPVPEIKQAIIDYGQKHIFGYNYFKDSLYQAVIDWEKKEHGYEIKKGEISFIDGVVPAISVAIQVFTEKGDAVLINSPVYYPFARTIRLNDRKLVENSLQIKNGHFEIDFDQLEKDIVENQVKLYVFCSPHNPGGRVWSSDELQKIGEICRKYGVILISDEIHQDLALFGHKHYSFNTVDDSFKDFAIILASATKTFNIAGTKNSFAIIQNPDLRRKFQRVQLANNQHEVPTIGMITTETAFSYGKPWLEELKKVIEKNVEYLTDYLEEHTKIKVMKPEGTYLVWLDFSAYDIKQPELGKKLQKEAKVVLNDGAHFGKEGKTFARLNAATPFETIKEASNSIAEVFAK from the coding sequence ATGGGAAAATATGATTTTACAACTAGACCAAATCGTTTGAAACAATTTACTTACAAATGGCAGAGTTCAGAAAATAATCCTGATTTGCTTCAGTTATGGGTGGCAGATATGGATTTCTTGCCAGTTCCAGAAATCAAACAAGCTATCATTGATTATGGTCAAAAGCATATTTTTGGCTATAATTATTTTAAAGATTCTCTTTACCAAGCTGTTATTGATTGGGAGAAAAAGGAACATGGCTATGAGATTAAAAAGGGAGAGATTTCTTTTATTGATGGTGTAGTACCTGCCATTTCGGTAGCTATTCAGGTATTTACTGAAAAAGGTGATGCAGTATTGATTAACTCACCTGTCTATTATCCTTTTGCTAGAACTATCCGTCTTAACGATCGTAAATTAGTTGAAAATTCTTTGCAGATTAAAAATGGGCATTTTGAGATTGATTTTGACCAATTGGAAAAAGACATCGTAGAAAATCAAGTTAAACTTTATGTTTTTTGTAGCCCCCACAACCCTGGTGGCCGAGTCTGGTCAAGTGATGAATTGCAAAAGATTGGTGAGATTTGTCGCAAATACGGTGTGATTTTAATTTCGGATGAGATTCACCAAGATTTAGCACTTTTTGGTCACAAGCATTATTCCTTCAATACTGTCGATGACTCTTTCAAAGATTTTGCGATTATTTTGGCCTCAGCTACAAAAACTTTTAATATTGCTGGTACCAAAAACAGCTTTGCTATTATCCAAAATCCAGACCTTCGTCGAAAATTTCAACGTGTGCAGTTGGCTAATAACCAACACGAAGTTCCAACCATTGGTATGATTACCACGGAAACTGCTTTTAGCTATGGCAAACCTTGGTTAGAAGAACTGAAAAAAGTGATTGAAAAAAATGTGGAATATTTAACAGATTACCTAGAAGAACACACTAAAATCAAGGTTATGAAGCCAGAAGGAACATACCTGGTCTGGTTAGATTTCTCTGCCTATGATATTAAGCAACCTGAACTTGGAAAAAAATTACAAAAAGAAGCTAAAGTAGTCTTAAATGATGGGGCGCATTTTGGTAAAGAAGGAAAGACATTTGCACGCTTGAATGCAGCAACACCTTTTGAAACCATTAAGGAAGCTAGCAATAGTATTGCTGAAGTTTTTGCTAAATAA
- a CDS encoding cystathionine gamma-synthase, which yields MKSDCRLATILAHTGIKSDEATGALAAPIYFSTTYQHPEFGKSTGFDYTRTKNPTRATLEKTLAAIEKADYALATSSGMSAIVLALEIFPVGAKVVAARDLYGGSFRWFNDKEKEGRFVFSYANTQAELLDEITEETDIVYLETPTNPLMIEFDIAKVADVAHANGAKLVVDNTFYSPIYQNPIALGADIVVHSATKYLAGHNDVLAGVVITSDQAIYDKIFYNLNTTGPTLSPFDSYMLMRGLKTLKLRMEKATENAHAIVKYLKNSPAVKEVLYTGKGGMISFKVVEEEKIPHIINNLQIITFAESLGGVESLITYPRAQTHADIPEDVRLSYGLTNDLLRLSIGIEDVEDLIDDLKNALEG from the coding sequence ATGAAAAGTGACTGTCGATTGGCTACTATTTTAGCCCATACTGGTATTAAGTCGGATGAAGCAACGGGCGCTCTTGCAGCACCGATTTATTTTTCAACAACCTATCAGCACCCAGAGTTTGGAAAATCAACGGGCTTTGATTACACGAGAACTAAAAATCCGACCCGTGCAACCCTTGAAAAGACCCTTGCAGCAATTGAAAAAGCTGATTATGCTTTAGCGACATCATCAGGTATGAGTGCCATTGTTTTAGCGCTTGAAATTTTTCCAGTAGGAGCAAAAGTGGTTGCCGCGCGTGATTTGTATGGCGGTTCTTTTCGCTGGTTTAATGATAAAGAAAAAGAAGGACGCTTTGTTTTTTCTTATGCTAATACTCAAGCGGAGCTTCTAGATGAAATCACCGAAGAGACAGATATTGTTTATCTTGAAACACCAACCAATCCCTTGATGATTGAATTTGATATCGCTAAAGTTGCTGATGTTGCTCATGCAAATGGTGCTAAGTTAGTGGTAGACAACACCTTTTATAGTCCGATTTACCAAAATCCGATTGCTCTTGGTGCGGATATCGTGGTGCATTCAGCGACAAAATATTTAGCAGGGCATAATGACGTATTGGCTGGTGTGGTGATTACCAGTGACCAAGCCATTTATGATAAGATTTTTTATAACCTTAATACGACAGGACCAACCCTATCTCCTTTTGATTCTTACATGCTGATGCGAGGACTTAAGACGCTCAAACTTCGCATGGAAAAAGCTACTGAGAATGCTCATGCTATTGTGAAGTATTTGAAAAACTCACCAGCTGTTAAAGAAGTGCTTTATACTGGAAAAGGTGGTATGATTTCTTTTAAAGTAGTTGAGGAAGAAAAAATTCCTCACATCATCAATAACCTTCAAATCATTACCTTTGCAGAAAGTCTTGGTGGTGTGGAAAGCTTGATTACTTATCCAAGAGCACAAACCCATGCTGATATACCAGAAGATGTTCGCTTATCTTACGGTTTGACGAATGATTTGCTGCGCTTGTCAATCGGTATTGAAGATGTTGAGGATTTGATTGATGACTTAAAAAATGCCTTGGAGGGATAG
- a CDS encoding putative polysaccharide biosynthesis protein, translating to MSENKTNVTQQQQMVRGAAWLTASNFISRLLGAFYIIPWYAWMGTHAEQANALFGMGYNIYAVFLLISTAGIPVAIAKQVSKYNTLGQEETSYYLLRKILKLTLVLGFIFAAIMYLGAPIQAAWSGGGDDLIRVMKSLSWAVLLFPSMSVLRGFFQGFNNLKPYAMSQIAEQVIRVIWMLLTAFMIMKIGSGDYVSAVIQSTFAAFIGMIASVMVLIFFLWKEGKLQAILSKDTEEIDIDANAIIIETVKEAIPFIITGAAIQLFQLVDQWSFINSMKLFTSHSLKELQILYAYLSSNPNKVTMILISLATAIGGAGIPLLTENFVNKDKKAAAHLVINSLQMLCMVLLPAMMGAIILAQPLYTLFYGAPNNDALWLFVVALIQVIFLALYSLLAPMLQALFENRKAINYFAYGLVVKIVLQVPFIFLFKAYGPLLSTAIGLMIPIILMFNQIHAVTQFNRKALWRGILLVCILTAIMGIVVALGTFGLHFIISPTTRLGSVIYLVLMGTFGVAVYGFLALATHLLDKLIGNKAKTLRKKLHLE from the coding sequence ATGTCTGAAAACAAAACAAACGTGACACAGCAACAGCAGATGGTACGTGGAGCTGCTTGGTTAACAGCTTCAAACTTCATCAGTCGTCTCTTGGGTGCCTTCTACATTATTCCTTGGTATGCTTGGATGGGGACTCATGCTGAACAAGCCAATGCGCTTTTTGGAATGGGCTACAATATTTATGCGGTATTCCTACTTATTTCAACAGCAGGGATTCCCGTGGCAATAGCTAAGCAAGTGTCTAAGTATAATACGCTTGGTCAGGAAGAGACAAGCTATTATCTCTTACGTAAAATTTTAAAATTAACCTTAGTACTCGGCTTTATTTTTGCTGCTATTATGTATCTTGGAGCACCAATTCAAGCTGCTTGGAGTGGTGGTGGCGACGATTTGATTCGCGTCATGAAGAGTCTGTCTTGGGCAGTTTTACTTTTTCCATCAATGAGTGTGCTTCGTGGTTTCTTCCAAGGGTTTAATAATTTAAAACCATATGCCATGAGCCAAATCGCTGAACAAGTCATCCGAGTGATTTGGATGTTATTGACAGCCTTCATGATTATGAAAATTGGTTCCGGAGATTACGTTTCAGCGGTTATTCAATCAACCTTTGCAGCTTTCATCGGAATGATTGCCAGCGTCATGGTTTTGATTTTCTTCCTTTGGAAGGAAGGAAAACTTCAAGCTATTTTATCGAAGGACACTGAGGAAATTGACATTGATGCTAATGCCATTATCATTGAAACCGTAAAAGAAGCTATCCCATTTATCATTACGGGTGCAGCCATCCAATTATTCCAATTGGTTGACCAATGGTCTTTCATTAACTCAATGAAACTTTTCACGTCACATAGTTTGAAAGAATTACAAATCTTGTATGCTTACTTATCAAGTAATCCAAACAAGGTAACAATGATTTTAATCTCGCTTGCGACTGCTATCGGTGGTGCAGGGATTCCGCTTTTGACAGAGAATTTTGTTAATAAAGATAAAAAAGCTGCTGCGCATTTGGTCATTAATAGTTTGCAGATGTTGTGCATGGTGCTTTTGCCAGCAATGATGGGAGCTATTATTTTGGCACAGCCACTTTACACTCTTTTCTATGGTGCACCAAATAATGATGCCCTTTGGTTATTTGTTGTAGCTTTGATTCAAGTTATTTTCTTAGCTCTTTATAGTTTGTTAGCACCAATGTTACAAGCTCTTTTTGAAAATCGCAAAGCCATCAATTATTTTGCTTATGGTTTGGTAGTTAAGATTGTTTTACAAGTGCCATTTATCTTTTTATTCAAAGCATATGGACCACTTTTATCAACAGCAATTGGATTGATGATTCCAATTATTTTGATGTTCAATCAAATTCATGCCGTAACACAGTTTAATCGTAAAGCCTTGTGGCGTGGCATCCTATTAGTTTGCATTTTGACGGCTATCATGGGAATTGTTGTTGCACTAGGAACATTTGGACTTCACTTTATCATAAGTCCAACCACTCGTCTTGGTAGTGTGATTTATCTTGTTCTTATGGGAACATTTGGAGTTGCTGTCTATGGATTCTTAGCCTTAGCAACACATTTACTTGATAAATTAATCGGTAATAAAGCAAAAACACTACGTAAAAAACTCCATTTAGAATAA
- a CDS encoding UDP-N-acetylmuramoyl-L-alanyl-D-glutamate--L-lysine ligase — translation MITLEKTLEILKKDHNFREIIFHNQYSLTWKENPSFSKISFDSRAVDSSTLFFAKGATFKKEYLEQAIQKGLPFYVSQVDYELDIPAIIVTDIKKAMSLIAMEFYGHPEEKLKIIAFTGTKGKTTAAYFTYNILKQSHKPAMFSTMNTTLDGKTFFKSKLTTPESLDLFKMMATAVDNGMTHLIMEVSSQAYLVDRVYGLTFDVGAFLNISPDHIGPIEHPTFEDYFYHKRLLMANSKAVVVNAGMDHFKVVAEQVANLPHDFYGKDSDNTIENGRAFDFDVTGKLDGHYDIQLIGSFNQENALAAGLACLRLGTSPEDIKKGIAETSVPGRMEVITQANGAKVFVDYAHNGDSLEKLLSVVEEHQTGNLHLILGATGNKGESRRADFARVINAHPNLQVILTADDPNYEDPKAIAEEIASQVNRPLEIEVDREKAIAKAMSLTQKADDAVIIAGKGTDAYQIVNGERTAYAGDMNIAKKYLN, via the coding sequence ATGATTACACTTGAAAAAACCCTCGAAATTCTGAAAAAAGACCATAATTTCCGCGAAATCATCTTCCACAATCAATACAGTCTGACTTGGAAAGAAAATCCTAGCTTTTCAAAAATCAGTTTTGACAGTCGTGCTGTCGACAGTTCAACCCTTTTCTTTGCTAAAGGGGCAACTTTTAAAAAAGAATACCTTGAACAAGCTATACAAAAAGGTTTACCTTTTTATGTCAGCCAAGTTGATTACGAACTTGATATTCCTGCGATTATCGTAACAGATATCAAAAAAGCGATGAGCTTGATTGCCATGGAATTTTATGGTCATCCAGAAGAAAAATTAAAAATCATTGCTTTCACTGGTACAAAAGGGAAAACAACTGCGGCTTACTTTACATACAACATTTTGAAACAAAGCCACAAACCAGCTATGTTTTCAACAATGAACACAACACTTGATGGTAAGACATTCTTCAAATCAAAATTAACCACACCTGAAAGTCTCGACCTCTTCAAGATGATGGCAACTGCTGTTGATAATGGCATGACTCACCTCATCATGGAAGTGTCTAGCCAAGCTTACCTTGTCGATCGTGTCTATGGATTGACCTTTGATGTTGGAGCATTTCTTAATATCAGCCCAGACCACATTGGACCGATTGAGCATCCAACATTTGAAGATTATTTCTATCACAAACGTCTGTTGATGGCAAATAGCAAAGCTGTTGTTGTCAATGCTGGTATGGATCATTTTAAAGTTGTTGCTGAGCAAGTGGCTAATCTTCCACATGATTTTTATGGTAAGGATTCTGATAATACTATCGAAAATGGCAGAGCTTTTGATTTTGATGTGACTGGAAAACTAGATGGACACTATGACATCCAGCTCATTGGCTCATTTAACCAAGAAAATGCACTAGCTGCTGGTCTTGCTTGTCTTCGTTTAGGAACAAGCCCTGAAGACATCAAAAAAGGAATTGCTGAGACAAGCGTTCCAGGTCGTATGGAAGTCATTACCCAGGCAAATGGCGCTAAAGTTTTCGTTGACTACGCCCACAACGGTGATAGCCTTGAAAAATTATTATCTGTTGTTGAAGAACATCAAACTGGAAATCTTCACCTCATTCTCGGCGCTACCGGTAACAAAGGAGAAAGTCGTCGCGCTGATTTCGCTCGTGTGATTAATGCTCATCCAAATCTTCAAGTTATCTTAACTGCTGATGATCCTAACTACGAAGACCCTAAAGCTATTGCAGAGGAAATTGCCAGCCAAGTCAATCGACCACTTGAAATCGAAGTTGATCGTGAAAAAGCTATTGCAAAAGCCATGTCACTCACTCAAAAAGCTGATGATGCCGTTATCATTGCTGGCAAAGGAACTGACGCTTACCAAATCGTTAACGGTGAACGCACAGCTTATGCTGGTGATATGAACATCGCTAAAAAATACCTTAACTAA